GATATTCCGATGGCGATTGTTTTTGTCGCTTTGATTGTGGTTATAGGCAATCCTTTAGTGGCACTAGTGCCTATTGTTGCAGCAGTGCTAGCGATTATATTAGGGCTTAGCGCCAGTAAGAAAATTGATAGGATTGCCGCAGTTGGTGCTTCAGCCTCTTATCGTAAGACTGGCATCTTGGTCGAAACCGTAGAAGGCGTGGAGACTATCAAAGCTGGAGCGGGCAATTGGAAGTTTTTGTCACGCTGGCTTGATGTGATGAATATCACTACCAAGAATGATTTGGACATGAAACACGCCAATGACAACTTAAGCTATTTTTCGCAGATGATACAGCAGACCAGTTATGTCGGCATTGTCATTGTCGGCTCGTTCGTAGTGATGTCGGGTGATATGACTATGGGCGGCTTGATTGCCTGTTCTATTTTGGGTGGTCGTATTTTGGCGCCAGTGATGGGTATTCCCAATCTATTGGTACAGCACTCACATGCCAAAGCAGCCAAGCTCAATATCGAGCAGTTATTTGCGCTGCAACAAGATAATCACAACGTCAGTCATCCTTTATCGCCCAGTTATATTAAAGGTAGCTTTGACTTGGAAAAGGTTACTTTCAACTATCAAAACAATGACCAACCCGCATTAGATATAGAGAAACTGCACATTGACGCAGGCGAGCGCATCGCCGTTCTAGGGCCAATCGGTTCAGGCAAATCGACCTTATTAAAAGTATTATCAGGATTATATGCGCCAACTCAAGGTCGAATCCTCTTGGATGGTTTAGATATTCAACAAATCAGCCGTGAGTCTATGAGCGAGCAAGTGGGGTATCTACAGCAGGATCACCGACTGTTTGAGGGCACCTTAAGAGAGAATTTATTGATTGGCCTACCAGCGCCCAGTGATGATGTGATGCGAGACGCGCTAGTAAAAACAGGCTTGATAAAACTGGTCGCCAGTCATTCTAGCGGGCTGGATCTGCCCATTAGTGAAGGCGGTAAAGGACTCTCAGGAGGACAAAAGCAATTGGTTGCTTTTACCCGTTTATTGTTAACTCGGCCATCCATACTACTGATGGATGAACCCACAGCTTCTATGGACAATCGCCAAGAGCTAACTTGTATTGATGCTATCAACAAAGAGTTTGGACAAGGGCATACCTTGATTGTAGCTACCCATAAAATGCCGCTGTTACAACTGGTCGATCGGCTAATCATTATGGA
This sequence is a window from Psychrobacter jeotgali. Protein-coding genes within it:
- a CDS encoding type I secretion system permease/ATPase — its product is MSTPMPASREPTPDGGLIASSNLPLSLSTLDEQRDKQAKQLTAALHTLLSQQGYPVDNVRLQGVIEQQPEIMTLSAVINVLSELGIDQLPESLLQPDAAFLPLLALHPTQGWGVIAQQNPQGMWLLRQSERISAYPSDVFTALMRVRLEREPSKRKQLSFDQILKKDLKNYRGIIVEAVVASFLINVLALAVSLFSMQVYDRVIPTRSEYTLIILASGVGLVILFETFMKFARSKIMDKVMVNLDQYLSREVFQRLLNVRIDQMPGSVGSMAAQLRGYEQVRSFYTASTLFGLVDIPMAIVFVALIVVIGNPLVALVPIVAAVLAIILGLSASKKIDRIAAVGASASYRKTGILVETVEGVETIKAGAGNWKFLSRWLDVMNITTKNDLDMKHANDNLSYFSQMIQQTSYVGIVIVGSFVVMSGDMTMGGLIACSILGGRILAPVMGIPNLLVQHSHAKAAKLNIEQLFALQQDNHNVSHPLSPSYIKGSFDLEKVTFNYQNNDQPALDIEKLHIDAGERIAVLGPIGSGKSTLLKVLSGLYAPTQGRILLDGLDIQQISRESMSEQVGYLQQDHRLFEGTLRENLLIGLPAPSDDVMRDALVKTGLIKLVASHSSGLDLPISEGGKGLSGGQKQLVAFTRLLLTRPSILLMDEPTASMDNRQELTCIDAINKEFGQGHTLIVATHKMPLLQLVDRLIIMDNQKIVMDGPKEQVLAKLRSNDSTADSATQNDNNDKNPNKTSIKVSKPKIKAIAKQSLNYSSTSDD